From the genome of Sphingobacterium sp. UGAL515B_05:
GATAACAGGGGCATCTAAATAATCAAATGCGTTACGTTGTACATTGAATGCTAAATCCGTAGAAATAGACGCCAATGGCCATGCTTCTTCCACGATTACCAAACGGTTTGTTTTCTTAACAGACGCGATGATTGTAGGGTAATCGATAGGACGTACCGAACGCAAGTCAATTAATTCAACGCTGATACCTTCTTTTTTCAATTCTTCAACTGCAGGAATGACAACGCGAGGAAGCATTTTACCAAAAGATACAATAGTTACATCTGTACCTTCTTGGATAATATTAGCTTTTCCGATTTCTAAGTAATATTCTTCTTCAGGAACTTGTCCTTTATCACCATACATGACCTCAGATTCCATGAAGATAACAGGATCTGGATCGATAATAGCTGATTTCAATAAACCTTTAGCTTCATATGGGTTCGAAGGAACCACAACTTTTAAACCTGGTGTATTTGCAAACCAGTTCTCAAAGTTTTGAGAGTGTTGTGCTGCAAGCTGACCCGCATTTCCTGTAGGACCACGGAAGACCATCGGAATAGAGAACTGTCCACCACTCATCGAGTGGATTTTAGCTGCTGCATTGATTACTTGGTCAATTGCAACAAGTGAGAAGTTGAATGTCATGAATTCAACAATTGGCTTCAAACCATTCATTGCAGCACCAACAGCAATACCAGCAAAACCAAGTTCCGCAATAGGTGTATCAATGATACGCTTTGCACCGAATTCATCAAGCATACCCTGACTTACTTTGTAAGCTCCGTTATACTCAGCAACTTCTTCTCCTAATAAAAATATTTTGTCGTCTTTACGCATTTCTTCGTTCATTGCTTCACGAAGTGCTTCTCTGAATTGTATTTCTCTCATCAGTTGTAAAATAGTGTCAATTTTTAGATTACAAATCTACTATTTAAAATTGATATTTTGAAGATCTGAACCCGCTAATTCTATAGTTTTATGTCATTTTTTAATAAGTAAATGACTTTTGTATTAAATTTTTGAATATAAGTTGTTCAGATATTCTAATGTTTTTATAAGTGCCTTATTACTATTCATTATCGCTAACGGAATGTTCCACGTGGCACGGTTCCTTCTTTCCACGTAATTTGAAATACCGCGAATCTCAATCACGGGAATTGTCATTTTATCGGCGGCATAGAAAACCGCAGCTCCTTCCATACTTTCAATAAGGCTATTGGGATGTAGTTTTTTAATTTTTTCGATACTTTCTGTGCTACCATGGACTTTGTTTACGGTAATTCCTTCCCCCTGTTTTAGAAAAGGAAGCCTAAGCTCCTTGTCATTCAGTAAACACGAGGTAAATGTAGACCTTCCATAGCCCAATTGATCTATTGGAATAAAATTATGACCGTCTTCCGCGCCTAGTTCAACAAACGACTCTGAAACGACCTGAATAACCGAGCCTATTTCAATCGTACGATCCAAACATCCTCCTATACCGACATTAATAAGGAGATCATATTTTTTTTCGTGTAGCATTCTTCCCAGCTCAAAGGCTGTGGCGACCATGCCTACACCAGTTACTAGGGTATCGCATTGATCGTAATTTGATACCACTTCCAGAAAAGGCTGCAATTCAAATGAAGTAGCCGCAATAATTAATATTTGCATGACGAGCTCGTTTTGGATTGAAAATTACAAATTATCTTGCAAGCGCACCTCTTTTTAGCATAAAAATAGCATGCATGCAATGCGTCCTGCATAGAAACCCGAGCTTGATGTTAATAGGGCTAACTGTTTTTTTGCTACGATCTCCTCTTTTATAATGCTGTACGAACTGTATAGTTTTTGTCCTGATGCTATTGGAAACAGTACTAATCGGTCGATATAATCGCTTGAATTAGTTTAGATTTTATATACTCTTAGTTTAGGGTTTAGTTAGGGATACTTTAGGTAAAAGCTATATAAAACCTAAACTAACCCTAACTAAACCCTAAGTAAACCCTAACTAAAGGTAAAAGAAATTGGCCTTAAAAATCAGCCATCGTTGTCGTTCTTTTTAAACTGGGAGTGTTTACACTCCGCTACAAAATTTTATATCAAATCATTCTTGAAAGCGAGTTATGAGTAAGGAGAAAGTGCTTAGATTTTTGCCTGTTTGTTCAATAAGAGAGAAAGCACTTCATTATATTACTATATTCTGACGGCATTCCTTAAATTGAGATGTTTTAATTGCACTTAAAGCCTTATCTTTGTATCATTATGGTATTTATAACTCGTCGTGAACGTTTCTGTGCTGCGCACAAGCTCTATCGTGAAGACTGGAGTAAGGAGCAGAATGAACAGGTATTTGGTCTTTGCTCCAATCCAAATTGGCATGGACATAATTATGATCTTTATGTAACAGTTAAAGGAAAAGTAAACCCGGAGACTGGTTTTTTGATCGATTTAAAGATCATGAAAGAAATAATCAATCGTAGTATCATTGACAAAGTCGATCACCGTAATTTCAATTTAGATGTTGATTTTATGAAAGGAGTCATGGCTTCTACGGAGAATATCGCAATCGAAATATTTAAGATCTTAAAACCGTTATTTGATGAACAGGGTGTGATCTTGCATAGTGTCCGTTTGCATGAAACAGAAAATAATTACGTCGAATATTTTGGCGATTAATCTTTAATACATTTAAATAGTAGAAACTATGAGTCAACACTCATTTGACAACGAAGAGTTGGATGGATATATTAAGATCGACAAATACAATACTGAAAAGGTAGATCGCATCGCTGCTCATTATACAGATATATTGGAATGTCTGGGGGAAGATCCAAAACGCGAAGGTTTAGTGAAAACACCAGAACGTGTTGCAAAGGCACTGCAATTTCTGACACATGGCTATGATATCGATGCTGCGGAGGTATTACGTGGTGCTATGTTTGAGGAAGACTATAGTCAAATGGTCGTCGTTAAGGATATTGAAGTATATTCTCTTTGTGAGCACCATATGTTACCTTTCTTTGGTAAAGCCCATATTGCATATATTCCAAATGGCCATATTGTAGGTTTAAGCAAGATACCACGTGTCGTTGATATTTTTGCGCGTCGTCTGCAGGTTCAGGAACGTCTCACCAATGAGATCA
Proteins encoded in this window:
- the mqnB gene encoding futalosine hydrolase, which translates into the protein MQILIIAATSFELQPFLEVVSNYDQCDTLVTGVGMVATAFELGRMLHEKKYDLLINVGIGGCLDRTIEIGSVIQVVSESFVELGAEDGHNFIPIDQLGYGRSTFTSCLLNDKELRLPFLKQGEGITVNKVHGSTESIEKIKKLHPNSLIESMEGAAVFYAADKMTIPVIEIRGISNYVERRNRATWNIPLAIMNSNKALIKTLEYLNNLYSKI
- the folE gene encoding GTP cyclohydrolase I FolE — its product is MSQHSFDNEELDGYIKIDKYNTEKVDRIAAHYTDILECLGEDPKREGLVKTPERVAKALQFLTHGYDIDAAEVLRGAMFEEDYSQMVVVKDIEVYSLCEHHMLPFFGKAHIAYIPNGHIVGLSKIPRVVDIFARRLQVQERLTNEIRDCIQETLGARGVAVVMECKHMCMAMRGVQKQNSVTTTSAFTGAFQNDVTRSEFLRLITADLA
- a CDS encoding 6-pyruvoyl trahydropterin synthase family protein, yielding MVFITRRERFCAAHKLYREDWSKEQNEQVFGLCSNPNWHGHNYDLYVTVKGKVNPETGFLIDLKIMKEIINRSIIDKVDHRNFNLDVDFMKGVMASTENIAIEIFKILKPLFDEQGVILHSVRLHETENNYVEYFGD
- a CDS encoding pyruvate dehydrogenase complex E1 component subunit beta, which produces MREIQFREALREAMNEEMRKDDKIFLLGEEVAEYNGAYKVSQGMLDEFGAKRIIDTPIAELGFAGIAVGAAMNGLKPIVEFMTFNFSLVAIDQVINAAAKIHSMSGGQFSIPMVFRGPTGNAGQLAAQHSQNFENWFANTPGLKVVVPSNPYEAKGLLKSAIIDPDPVIFMESEVMYGDKGQVPEEEYYLEIGKANIIQEGTDVTIVSFGKMLPRVVIPAVEELKKEGISVELIDLRSVRPIDYPTIIASVKKTNRLVIVEEAWPLASISTDLAFNVQRNAFDYLDAPVIRVNCADVPLPYAPTLIEAALPSVEKVVKAVKEVSYIKK